The Euleptes europaea isolate rEulEur1 chromosome 2, rEulEur1.hap1, whole genome shotgun sequence genome has a segment encoding these proteins:
- the NR2C2AP gene encoding nuclear receptor 2C2-associated protein — translation MAASSVICPKTMSRVSSVLNREAKQFGKKHMFDGNEETCWNSDQGSTQWLTLEFPHTVKVSQIQIQFQGGFASRKCTLHGCRQGEELSQITEVYPEDTNSLQSFFLSEALLDKLKITFEDSTDFFGRIVIYRLDVLGGKL, via the exons GGTGAGTTCAGTCCTCAATCGAGAGGCGAAGCAGTTTGGAAAGAAACACATGTTCGATGGGAACGAGGAAACATGCTGGAACTCTGACCAG GGCTCCACCCAGTGGCTGACATTGGAGTTTCCACACACGGTCAAGGTCTCCCAAATTCAAATACAGTTCCAGGGGGGATTTGCGAGTCGGAAATGCACATTGCATG GCTGCCGCCAAGGAGAAGAACTTTCCCAGATCACTGAAGTATACCCAGAAGATACAAACTCTCTCCAa AGCTTTTTTCTCTCCGAGGCGCTTTTGGATAAACTGAAAATCACCTTTGAGGACAGCACAGATTTCTTTGGACGAATCGTCATCTACCGCCTGGATGTTCTCGGGGGAAAGCTTTAA